A window of Clostridium sp. 'White wine YQ' contains these coding sequences:
- a CDS encoding putative DNA-binding protein: protein MEDRFEISLLLDFYGNLLTPKQKTIMELYYNEDLSLGEIAEINNTSRQAIHDLTKRCYKLLLNYEEKLSLLSKYNIREEKYKIAIEDIEDRFKLSDEAINYIKKLFEDINNS from the coding sequence ATGGAAGATAGATTTGAAATATCACTTTTGTTAGACTTTTACGGCAATTTATTAACTCCAAAGCAAAAAACTATTATGGAGTTATACTATAATGAAGATCTTTCGTTAGGAGAAATTGCTGAAATTAATAATACTTCAAGGCAGGCAATTCATGATCTAACTAAAAGGTGTTATAAATTATTATTAAACTATGAAGAAAAGCTTTCGCTTTTAAGTAAATATAATATTAGAGAAGAGAAATATAAAATTGCAATAGAAGACATAGAAGATCGCTTTAAGCTTTCTGACGAAGCAATTAATTATATAAAAAAATTATTTGAGGATATAAATAATTCTTAG
- the ffh gene encoding signal recognition particle protein has translation MAFESLSEKLQDAFKKLRGKGKLTEKDIKEAMREVKLALLEADVNYKVVKSFVSNVSAKCVGEDVLGSLTPGQQVIKVVNEELTELMGKSESKLNTSDSGLTVIMLVGLQGAGKTTMCGKLALSLRKKNKKPLLVACDVYRPAAIKQLEVVGKGIDIPVFTMGDKISPVDIAKAGIAKAKEDGHNVVIIDTAGRLHIDEALMDELKNIKAGVNPNDILLVVDSMTGQDAVNVAESFNNTLDITGVILTKLDGDTRGGAALSIRSITEKPIKFVGMGEKMNDLEVFHPDRMASRILGMGDVLSLIEKAQASIDEKEAEDLAKKVFGSDFNFEDYLTAMEQMNKLGPINKILEMMPGINAKQLQGVDFAAGEKQMGRTKAIIQSMTQKERRNPQLVSGSSSRKKRIAHGSGTSIQEINKLLKGFEAARKQMKQMKSLTKNSKKGLFGKLPF, from the coding sequence ATGGCTTTCGAAAGTTTATCAGAAAAATTACAAGATGCCTTTAAGAAACTTAGAGGTAAAGGAAAGTTAACTGAAAAAGATATAAAAGAAGCCATGAGGGAAGTTAAACTAGCCCTTTTAGAAGCAGATGTTAACTACAAAGTTGTTAAAAGCTTTGTTTCAAACGTAAGTGCAAAATGTGTAGGAGAAGATGTTTTAGGAAGCTTAACTCCTGGACAACAAGTTATTAAAGTAGTTAACGAAGAACTAACTGAACTTATGGGTAAATCGGAAAGTAAACTAAATACTTCAGATTCAGGACTTACAGTAATAATGTTAGTAGGACTTCAAGGTGCAGGTAAAACTACCATGTGTGGTAAGTTAGCTCTTTCCTTAAGAAAGAAAAATAAGAAACCTTTATTAGTAGCATGTGACGTTTATAGACCTGCAGCTATTAAACAATTAGAAGTTGTAGGAAAAGGTATTGATATTCCTGTATTTACTATGGGAGATAAAATCAGTCCAGTTGATATAGCTAAAGCTGGTATAGCTAAGGCAAAGGAAGATGGACATAATGTTGTAATCATAGATACAGCTGGTAGACTTCATATTGATGAAGCATTAATGGATGAATTAAAGAACATTAAAGCAGGGGTTAACCCAAATGATATTCTATTAGTTGTTGATTCCATGACTGGTCAAGATGCAGTAAATGTGGCTGAAAGCTTTAATAACACTCTAGATATAACAGGTGTTATCCTTACAAAACTTGATGGTGACACAAGAGGTGGTGCTGCATTATCTATTCGTAGTATTACTGAAAAGCCAATAAAATTTGTAGGTATGGGAGAAAAGATGAATGATCTTGAAGTTTTCCATCCTGATAGAATGGCATCAAGAATACTTGGAATGGGAGATGTTCTTTCACTAATAGAGAAAGCTCAAGCATCTATAGATGAAAAGGAAGCAGAAGATTTAGCAAAAAAAGTATTTGGTTCAGATTTTAACTTTGAAGATTACTTAACTGCTATGGAGCAGATGAATAAATTAGGACCAATAAATAAAATACTTGAAATGATGCCAGGAATTAATGCGAAACAACTTCAAGGAGTTGACTTTGCAGCTGGTGAAAAACAAATGGGAAGAACAAAAGCTATTATTCAATCAATGACTCAAAAAGAAAGAAGAAATCCTCAGTTAGTTTCAGGTTCTTCTTCAAGAAAAAAGAGAATAGCTCACGGTTCTGGAACAAGTATACAAGAAATAAATAAGTTGTTAAAAGGCTTTGAAGCCGCTAGAAAACAAATGAAGCAAATGAAATCATTGACTAAAAACTCTAAAAAAGGCTTGTTTGGAAAACTTCCTTTTTAG
- the rpsP gene encoding 30S ribosomal protein S16 encodes MAVKIRLRRMGAKKAPFYRVVVADSRSPRDGRFIEEIGYYNPVAQPDAEIKIDSEKAAKWLGNGAQPTDIVKKLFVKAGINK; translated from the coding sequence ATGGCAGTAAAAATCAGATTAAGAAGAATGGGTGCTAAAAAAGCTCCTTTCTATAGAGTTGTTGTTGCAGATTCAAGAAGTCCAAGAGATGGAAGATTCATCGAAGAAATTGGATACTACAACCCAGTTGCTCAACCAGATGCAGAAATCAAAATAGATTCTGAAAAAGCAGCTAAATGGTTAGGAAATGGTGCACAACCAACTGATATAGTTAAAAAGTTATTTGTTAAAGCAGGAATCAATAAGTAA
- a CDS encoding KH domain-containing protein, which produces MKDLVEIIAKSLVDNPDAVEVKAVAGEQSLILELKVAPEDMGKVIGKQGRIAKAIRTVVKAAAIKENKRVVVEII; this is translated from the coding sequence ATGAAAGATTTAGTTGAAATTATCGCCAAGTCTTTAGTTGACAATCCAGATGCTGTTGAAGTTAAGGCGGTTGCTGGTGAGCAATCCCTTATCCTTGAACTTAAGGTTGCCCCAGAAGACATGGGTAAAGTAATAGGTAAGCAAGGACGAATAGCAAAAGCAATAAGAACAGTAGTAAAAGCTGCAGCAATCAAAGAAAATAAGCGTGTAGTTGTAGAGATTATCTAA
- the rimM gene encoding ribosome maturation factor RimM (Essential for efficient processing of 16S rRNA), which produces MKEFFNIGQIVNSHGIKGEVKVFPLTDDVMRFKKLKSILIGDIEYKIESCKFQKDRVILKLEGVEDMNAALKLKTKYLKVPRKDAVKLPEDTYFIADLIGCNVYDTNDALIGKIYDVIKTGSNDVYWIKEPKEVLIPVLKEIVLDINIEESKIVIKPVGEWQDED; this is translated from the coding sequence TTGAAAGAATTTTTTAATATAGGTCAAATTGTAAATTCACACGGTATTAAAGGAGAAGTTAAGGTGTTTCCTTTAACTGATGATGTTATGAGATTTAAAAAGCTTAAATCTATACTTATTGGTGATATAGAGTATAAGATTGAGTCCTGCAAATTTCAAAAAGATAGAGTGATATTAAAACTTGAAGGCGTAGAAGATATGAATGCTGCATTAAAGCTTAAAACTAAATATCTTAAGGTTCCAAGAAAAGATGCTGTTAAGCTACCAGAAGATACATATTTTATTGCTGATTTAATTGGTTGTAATGTATATGATACTAATGATGCTTTAATAGGGAAGATATATGATGTAATTAAAACAGGCAGTAATGATGTTTACTGGATTAAAGAACCTAAAGAAGTATTAATACCTGTGTTGAAGGAAATAGTATTAGATATAAATATAGAAGAGTCAAAGATAGTTATAAAACCTGTAGGTGAATGGCAAGATGAAGATTAG
- the trmD gene encoding tRNA (guanosine(37)-N1)-methyltransferase TrmD, which translates to MKISILTLFPEMFNIFDHSIIGRAKENNILSIEAINIRDFTENKHKKVDDYPYGGGAGMVMSAQPVVSAIKKLKETNDGKVIFLGPRGKTFTQSLAKELSKEDNLTFVCGHYEGVDERAYKYFDMEISLGDFVLTGGEMACIPIVDSIARLIPGVLGKEESFQEESFYEGLLEYPQYTRPETFEDEKVPEVLLSGHHENIRKWRRKMSLDITKKRRPDLFKKITLTIEDIKLLKKE; encoded by the coding sequence ATGAAGATTAGCATTTTAACTCTCTTCCCTGAAATGTTTAATATCTTTGATCATTCTATAATTGGAAGAGCTAAAGAAAATAATATACTTTCAATAGAAGCAATTAATATAAGAGATTTTACTGAAAATAAACATAAAAAGGTTGATGATTATCCATATGGTGGTGGAGCTGGAATGGTAATGAGTGCGCAACCTGTTGTTTCAGCTATAAAGAAATTAAAAGAAACTAATGATGGTAAAGTAATATTTCTTGGACCAAGAGGAAAAACCTTTACTCAATCACTAGCTAAGGAATTATCAAAAGAAGATAACTTGACTTTTGTATGTGGTCATTATGAAGGAGTCGATGAAAGAGCATATAAATACTTTGATATGGAGATTTCCCTAGGTGATTTTGTATTAACTGGAGGCGAAATGGCTTGCATTCCTATAGTTGATAGCATTGCAAGATTAATTCCTGGAGTGCTAGGAAAAGAAGAAAGCTTTCAAGAGGAATCCTTTTATGAAGGTCTCCTTGAATATCCTCAATACACTAGACCAGAAACCTTTGAAGATGAGAAGGTTCCTGAAGTTCTTTTATCTGGACATCATGAAAATATACGAAAATGGAGAAGAAAAATGTCTTTAGATATAACTAAAAAAAGACGTCCTGATCTATTTAAAAAAATTACTTTAACAATAGAGGATATTAAGCTGCTAAAAAAAGAGTAG
- the rplS gene encoding 50S ribosomal protein L19, whose amino-acid sequence MNEIIRAIEQEQLRSDLPNFGIGDTIKVHVKIKEGNRERVQVFEGTVIKKQNGGARETFTVRRVAYGTGVERTFPINSPIIDKIEVVRYGKVRRAKLYYLRDRVGKAAKVKELIK is encoded by the coding sequence ATGAACGAAATTATAAGAGCTATAGAACAAGAACAATTAAGAAGCGATCTTCCAAACTTTGGTATAGGTGATACTATTAAAGTTCACGTTAAAATCAAAGAAGGAAACAGAGAAAGAGTTCAAGTTTTCGAAGGAACTGTTATTAAGAAACAAAACGGTGGAGCTAGAGAAACTTTCACTGTTAGAAGAGTAGCTTACGGTACTGGAGTTGAAAGAACTTTCCCTATAAACTCCCCAATTATCGATAAAATCGAAGTTGTAAGATACGGTAAGGTAAGAAGAGCTAAACTTTACTACTTAAGAGATAGAGTTGGTAAGGCAGCTAAAGTAAAAGAATTAATAAAATAA
- the ylqF gene encoding ribosome biogenesis GTPase YlqF produces MAINWFPGHMVKTKREIKENLKLVDAVIEIRDARIPKASANPDIDALCKDKPRVIILNKSDLTDTATTRKWIDYLSNENVKAIALNSLKGDGIRSIKPALDELLKEKHERQRRKGLVKIITRVMVVGIPNVGKSTFINKMAKNNIAKTGDRPGVTKSKQWIKTSIGIELMDTPGVLWPKFEDEDVALNLAFTGAIKDEIMDIEELALKLVERLQIHYSENLKARYKIENLGETPLETLDLIAKKRGCIVSGGEINYNRIAVILLDEFRGGKIGNITLEIPD; encoded by the coding sequence ATGGCTATTAACTGGTTTCCTGGACACATGGTTAAAACAAAAAGAGAGATAAAAGAGAATTTAAAACTTGTAGATGCAGTTATAGAAATACGTGATGCAAGAATCCCTAAAGCATCTGCAAATCCAGATATAGATGCATTATGCAAAGACAAACCAAGAGTAATTATTCTGAATAAAAGTGATTTAACAGATACTGCTACAACTAGAAAATGGATAGATTATTTATCAAACGAAAATGTAAAAGCCATCGCATTAAATTCATTAAAGGGTGATGGAATTAGAAGTATTAAGCCAGCTCTCGACGAATTATTAAAAGAAAAGCATGAGAGACAAAGAAGAAAAGGTTTGGTTAAAATAATTACAAGAGTAATGGTTGTTGGAATACCTAACGTAGGAAAATCGACTTTTATAAATAAAATGGCTAAAAATAATATTGCAAAAACTGGTGATAGACCAGGTGTAACAAAAAGCAAACAATGGATAAAAACTTCAATTGGGATTGAACTTATGGACACCCCAGGAGTACTTTGGCCTAAATTCGAAGATGAAGATGTTGCATTAAACTTAGCTTTTACTGGTGCCATTAAAGATGAAATAATGGATATTGAGGAATTAGCTCTAAAACTTGTTGAAAGACTTCAAATTCATTATTCCGAAAACTTAAAAGCTAGATATAAAATAGAAAACCTAGGAGAAACGCCTTTAGAAACTCTAGATTTAATTGCTAAAAAAAGAGGATGTATAGTTTCTGGCGGAGAAATCAATTATAATAGAATTGCTGTTATTTTATTAGATGAATTTAGAGGCGGAAAGATAGGGAATATTACGCTAGAGATTCCTGATTAG
- a CDS encoding ribonuclease HII, whose product MFILNKTIGEYSFKDIKEIVKDISIKEILLDDKFAEFIELLLNDSRKNFNDLGKKFLRDIDKYKQEQARVSKLYAFDKSHGNYNIIAGVDEVGRGPLAGPIVSCAVVLDLNVDISDIILGIKDSKALSKEKREELSEIIKEKALSYSIAMCDNLEIDEKGIGVCNNKVFIEACRGLKYKPEFILSDGYPIRGIDIKNTGVVKGDTKSASIACASIVAKVFRDNLMEEYHNKYPMYYFNENAGYGTVKHVEAIKKHGPCEIHRLSFLKNIL is encoded by the coding sequence ATGTTTATATTAAATAAAACTATAGGTGAATATTCATTTAAAGATATAAAAGAAATTGTGAAAGATATTTCAATTAAAGAAATTCTATTAGATGATAAGTTTGCTGAATTTATTGAATTACTGCTAAATGATAGCAGAAAGAATTTTAATGATTTAGGTAAAAAGTTCTTAAGAGATATTGATAAATATAAGCAAGAACAAGCTCGTGTATCTAAATTATACGCTTTTGACAAAAGTCACGGAAATTATAATATCATTGCTGGAGTAGATGAAGTAGGTAGAGGACCACTTGCTGGACCTATTGTTTCTTGTGCTGTAGTTTTAGATTTAAATGTAGATATCTCTGATATTATACTTGGAATTAAAGATTCTAAGGCTTTATCTAAAGAAAAAAGAGAAGAATTAAGTGAAATCATTAAAGAAAAAGCTCTTTCTTACTCAATTGCCATGTGTGACAATTTGGAGATTGATGAAAAAGGCATTGGAGTTTGCAACAATAAAGTGTTCATAGAAGCTTGCAGGGGCTTAAAATATAAGCCTGAATTTATTTTATCTGACGGTTATCCAATAAGAGGTATTGATATAAAAAATACTGGCGTTGTAAAAGGTGATACAAAGAGTGCATCAATTGCCTGTGCTTCAATTGTCGCTAAAGTATTCAGAGATAATCTTATGGAAGAATATCATAATAAATATCCTATGTATTATTTTAATGAGAATGCTGGTTATGGCACAGTTAAGCATGTAGAAGCCATTAAAAAGCATGGTCCATGCGAAATACATAGATTAAGTTTCTTGAAAAATATATTGTAA
- a CDS encoding YraN family protein, which produces MINKKSIGNYGENYACEYIKNKGYTILKKNYFSRNGEIDIIALKEDVLIFIEVKTRCFSNYGLGEESVNYFKKVKCIKTAKYYIHKNNLYHLNVRFDVITITLDIDKNKKSIQYYEDAFSL; this is translated from the coding sequence GTGATAAATAAGAAAAGTATAGGTAATTATGGAGAAAATTATGCATGTGAATATATAAAAAATAAAGGATATACTATTTTAAAGAAAAATTATTTTTCTAGAAATGGAGAAATAGATATTATTGCATTGAAAGAGGATGTTTTAATTTTTATTGAGGTTAAAACAAGGTGTTTTTCAAATTATGGATTAGGAGAAGAGTCAGTGAATTACTTTAAGAAAGTAAAATGTATAAAAACTGCAAAATATTACATACATAAAAATAATTTATATCATTTAAATGTAAGATTTGACGTAATAACAATAACTTTAGATATAGATAAAAATAAAAAAAGCATCCAATATTACGAGGATGCCTTTAGCTTATAG
- a CDS encoding YifB family Mg chelatase-like AAA ATPase: protein MAVIIKSGTVLNLQGIVVDVEIEIFKGLPSFTIVGLADQSIKESRERIKAAIINSGFKFPLGKIVINLAPANIKKIGSVLDLPMSIGILLASNQISVENIEKFLIAGELSLGGDVKEIKGLFPILQEGIDNGIEKFIIPEENSYQSNFFYKGDIYLMNNLKNTVNYLIYRDQLPSDKSDFKISSAINGNFDDIIGQEGVLRSIEISAAGFHNIALYGSPGAGKTLIAKKIQEILPSMSYEEAYEVFKIYSMSENSKELFESLKRPFRSPHHSCTVASLTGGIKGKIGEITLAHNGVLFLDEFLHFKKECIEELREPLENKEINISRLNCNIKLPAKFLLLIAFNPCPCGNYLSLTRNCTCTEGERIRYLNKISKPILDRIDMFTYVPRVEFKALSKNNKKLLSKSICEDIKYATEVQYDRYSKCKDKYNGLVNTKELMRNINIEKSALEKLNLLYESLGLTMRGYYKILRLSRTIADLQREEKLNENHIFEAINYRKFIGQEVI, encoded by the coding sequence ATGGCTGTAATAATCAAGAGTGGAACAGTACTAAATCTTCAAGGAATAGTAGTTGATGTTGAAATAGAAATATTTAAAGGACTTCCCTCCTTTACAATAGTAGGTTTAGCTGATCAATCAATTAAGGAATCAAGAGAGAGAATTAAGGCTGCAATAATTAATTCTGGCTTTAAGTTTCCTCTCGGAAAAATAGTTATAAATTTAGCTCCAGCCAATATAAAAAAGATAGGTTCAGTATTAGACCTCCCAATGTCTATAGGCATTTTGCTTGCCAGTAATCAAATCTCAGTAGAGAATATAGAGAAGTTCCTAATCGCTGGTGAGTTAAGTTTAGGAGGAGATGTAAAAGAAATCAAAGGATTGTTTCCTATTTTACAAGAAGGAATAGATAATGGTATTGAAAAGTTCATTATTCCAGAAGAAAATTCTTATCAAAGTAATTTTTTCTACAAGGGTGACATTTATTTAATGAATAATCTTAAAAATACAGTCAATTATCTTATTTATAGAGATCAATTACCTTCAGATAAATCTGATTTTAAAATTAGCTCTGCAATAAATGGAAACTTTGATGATATTATTGGGCAAGAAGGGGTTTTAAGGTCTATAGAAATATCTGCAGCTGGATTTCATAATATTGCTTTATATGGTTCACCAGGGGCAGGTAAAACTTTGATTGCTAAAAAAATTCAAGAGATTTTGCCTAGTATGAGTTATGAGGAGGCTTATGAGGTCTTCAAAATATATAGTATGTCGGAAAATTCCAAAGAGCTTTTTGAATCATTAAAAAGGCCTTTTCGAAGTCCTCATCATTCCTGCACTGTTGCATCCTTAACTGGAGGTATTAAAGGTAAAATTGGTGAAATAACTTTAGCTCATAATGGGGTTCTTTTTCTTGATGAATTTTTACATTTTAAAAAAGAATGCATTGAAGAACTTAGAGAACCTTTAGAAAATAAAGAAATTAATATTAGTAGACTAAATTGTAATATTAAGCTTCCTGCAAAGTTTCTTTTATTAATCGCCTTTAATCCATGTCCATGCGGAAATTATCTAAGCCTTACACGTAATTGTACCTGTACTGAAGGTGAAAGAATTAGGTATTTAAATAAAATAAGTAAACCGATCCTAGATAGAATAGATATGTTTACATATGTTCCTAGAGTTGAATTCAAAGCACTTTCAAAAAACAATAAAAAACTCTTAAGCAAATCAATATGCGAGGACATAAAATATGCAACTGAAGTTCAATATGATAGATATTCTAAATGTAAGGATAAATATAATGGATTAGTAAATACTAAAGAACTTATGAGAAATATAAACATTGAGAAATCTGCTTTAGAAAAATTAAATCTCTTATATGAAAGTCTTGGACTAACAATGAGAGGATACTATAAAATTTTAAGACTTTCTAGAACAATAGCAGATCTGCAAAGAGAAGAAAAACTAAATGAAAATCATATTTTTGAAGCTATAAATTACAGGAAATTTATAGGGCAGGAGGTAATATGA